In Ktedonobacteraceae bacterium, the DNA window GTAAGGAAGATAAGGGACGTAGGGGTGGATCATTGCTTTGTGATTTGCTTCCATGAAGCAACAAAGTACTCAGTGCATTGTCGCTGCTAACAAATGCCAGGAAGAACACTACGGCGATCATCCAATAGATTGTCCAATAGTTTCTCTTGTGCGAGAGCCTTTTCTGATGTGCGACCCACCACGGTAGACGAGTAATGACATAGGCGAAAAGGAGGCCAAGCAGTACAGCAATCACCAAAAGAACAAGACGAAGCATTTTTCAGTACTCCTTTATTTACACCCCTCAATTTAGGAGAAGGATAGTGCCGGTACAGTCTGAAGTGCATCCACTGTAGTAGAGGCCTCATTGCGTCTTCCACAACTGGCTGCATATTGTCCTCATTGGTGTTAAGAATAGGTGAGAAAGCGTCATGAAAACATTATGAACATCGTGACGAGAAATACTGCCAACCCCGACAAGAAGTCCTCGTCCGCATTCATAGAGCTTATACAGGATGCCGTTATGTCAACTGAGGATAGTGCTTATCAGGGCAACTGGTCAGGCGCGGGGTCTACTTCCACCCTGGTGAAGGAAGCGGTCACTCCATCCGAGGTTGGGCTAGTGTGTACAAAAAGGGCGATCTGGCCGGTCGCGTAATCGGTATCGGTAACGGTGCTCACGTTCGCCCCATTGATGAAGAGAACAAGAGTTGAACCTTTCAGCATGAGCGTCATTGTATTCTTCTGTCCTGGAGGATGAATGGCCGGTGAGCTATTGGGGCCGTCGAGAAACACTGATTGCGATTGTTGCTTGCTATCTAAGTATTCTTTGGCGATATCAAAGGTATTATCGCTATTGAGGTCTACACGATAATCATGATCCAGGTTGCTATCACCACGCACATAAACACCAATACTATCGCCTGCACTAGCCTTGTCGATGGTAAAATCGGCGGAGAGCGTAAAATCATCAAAATCCTTCGTGGTCGGAAGACTTTCGATCAGTGTTGTTTTGGGATTTGTATCTGAAAGGATCAGCCTGTTGTCCACGATAATGCGCACATAACCGGTATTATTCGCATTACTCGTCACATTCCAGCCATGACTATTGTCGGCAAAAGTATCGAAGAAGAGGGCCTGTGGAGGTGGAGTAGGGGTTGGAATGGCCGGTGTCGGTGTCGCTGTCGGTGTCGCGTGATGACCTTTAGGAGCACTGGCACTTCCGCCACTTCTTATGAGAAAGAAGAAACTGCTGCCGATGATTACCGAAAGTAATACTACGGCAGATATGAGGTATCTGGTGCGAGGGTTTTTCTGAGGGCGAGGATGCTGCTGCTGTGCTTTTCCCTCTGATACTCTCATAACAATCTACTCCTGCCATTACCTCGATGGATGCCCGTTAAATCGTCCATTGCAAAAACGTAAAATATGGTATACCTTTTTAACGTATGACAAAAGGTCATTGTTACTTCAACGGTATTCCTGAACAAGGAAACAGCACGAAATGAAAGCGAGAAGAGAAACTGAGCTATGCTTGCCGCTATGTTTTACGCTCCTATGGATGTTCGCCTGCAAGAGATTTCTCTTCCTCAACCTGGTCCAGGAGAAATTCTGCTCAAAGTCGCGGCGGCTACCACGTGTGGCACAGATCTGAAAGCATACCGCCGCGGGCATCCACTGCTTTTCCGTGAGACCCCGGCCAGGTTTGGACATGAGGTATCCGGAGTTGTTGAGACCATCGGAGCGGGAGTAACCCGGTGCAAAGAGGGCGATGCTGTAGTGGTAGCAAATTCTGCTCCCTGCCAGCGGTGTTACTACTGTCGACGGGGAAGTTACAGCCTGTGCGAAGACCTGCTCTTACTCAACGGGGCCTATGCCGAGTATCTGCTTGTGCCAGAACGCGTTGTACGCCAGAACCTCTACCTGCTTGCGCCTGGAACATCGTTCGTAGCCGCGGCCCTGACCGAACCGTTGGCCTGCGCGCTACATGGTATAGATGCCAGCCATATAGCGGAGGGGGATACTGCGGTAATACTCGGTTCTGGGCCCTTGGGACTTTTATTGGCGGCAAGCGCCAGGTTGCGTAATGCTCGTGTGATCGTGACAGGCCATGGAGAAGAGCGATTGGCTCTGGCACGTCATTTCGGGGCCGATATCGTTATCGATGTGAGCTCGATGTCCCCTCTTGAACAGAGAGAAGCAGTCCTGGAGCAAACAGATGCCCGGCGAGGAGCAGACATTGTGATAGAAGCAGTAGGCACACCTGAAACCTGGGAGCTGGCTGTAACCATGGCACGCCCGGGCGGTTTAATCAATTTCTTTGGCGGCTGTGCGTCAGGCACGCAGGTGAGACTCGAAACACGCCCTCTTCATTACAGCGAATTAACGCTGAAAGGCGTTTTTCATCACACTCCTGCCTATTTCTCACAGGCGCTGGAGCTGATTCAGGGACGCCAGATCAATGTCGAGGCTCTAGTTACCAGGCGCGTACCACTGGGATCTTTATTAGAGGTGCTGGAGCTTTTGCTGCACAAACAGGGAATCAAGTATGCACTGATTCCCCCGGCATTTCAGCAGGAACTCCTATCACAAGCAACCCCTGCGTGATCATCTCACTATAGATATCGATCACCTGCTGCACGGTCAGGCGACCACCGGGCCGAAACCATGCCGCAACTTCCGTACACATAGCAATGATGGCGTAAGAGCAAATTTTTACGTCGCTTTCGCGAAAGACCCCCTGCTCCATTCCCTCGCGTAGCAGCGCCTGGAGCAGCGCCTCATATTGATCGCGTAGGGAAAGGATATAGCTGCGATTCTCCCCTTCAAGCGCGCGAATCTCGGTATCGATGATGAAGAACTCGTATTTATACGTTGTATGCAGGCGAATATGATTAGCAATAGCCTCGTATAAGCGCTGCCGAACGCCTGTTTTTTGGCGCATGATCTGTTCTAGATTGGCATTCAGTTGGCGCATATGTGCCTCCATGATTTCGACCAGCAGCGCCTGTTTGTTCGCGTAATGGTAGTAAATACTGGCCGCCTGGATACCTGCGATGCGCGCGATATCTCTTAAAGGGGCAGCGTGATAACCATATTCGGCAAAGAGCTGTACGGCAGCTGCCAGGACCTTTTCTCGCACTGATCGGTTATCAGACTGCATCCCTGTTTTCCTCTTCTCTGGTTAGCTATCCATTTAGCACGATTGCCCGTATAGAAATATTCTAACAGAAAACCGAGCCTTGCACGCAATCTTGCACAATACTCTCCATCGGTATAGTACTTACGCCGTGCGAGTCTTGCGTTGTTGCTCTGCCTTCACAACTGTTGTGCCAATTGCCCGGCCAACAACTATGGGAGGTTCTAACACGTCGGCAGCCGAATCGCTGATATCTCGCCGGGCCGCAATGACTTTACGAGCCTCAAACTCCATACGCCGGGAGGTACGGCCAATTCTGGTGATGCGCCCGGTCGCCTCCACAAAATCACCGGCATAGAGGGGCGCTAAAAATTCTACGTTTTCGTAGCCGACCAGCAGCCCTTCGTCTCCGTCGCACTGTATCGCCAGCTCCGTTGCCACGTCCCCGAAAAGCGCAAGCATATGCGCCCCGTTTACAAGATAGCCTCCATAATGCGCATCGCTGGCGCTCAAGCGTACTCGAATTGTGGCAATGAACTCAGGAGTATCAGCCATGGTATATCGCCCTTTCTTCATTCTCAATATAGATATTATGTGACCTAAAGATTTCTTGCATCATGGCGCTCCCACCAGGGAACTACATGATCTTTAATGATGTGGCAAGATGGGGCTGTTGGATTTCCTGTCATTGTAGGCTGGGCGATTTGACTTGTCAACAATGAGATGCCGGTTCGGTGACAGATTGCTTTTGTGCAGTCTTCTCTGCCATAGGTTCCCTCCTATTCTTTCATACATCGTTGCTCCTGAAAGACACTTCTCAGCAGTGATATGTTTCACTCACGTAATAGCACGGACGCTTGAAAAAAAGGTGACAAACCGCAATTGTTCATGTTATAATTGGAAAAATTCCTCTCATCTTGCGCTCCTGGCAATATACCAGTTTGTAGAAAGGAGGTGAGGTAGCACCACACTGCATGGGGTTGCATCCCAGGTTTATTGATTATCCTTTTTCCAACCTTCATTCACCCGCTATTATCAAGGAGGATACTTCGTGGCAACACAAACAAGTGAGAGACAGGGATACCTGACCGGGTGGACGCTGAAACAAGAGGGGATCATTGCACCCGACGAGCGGCTTCCCTGGGGGCAAACCATTTTTCTTGGCTTGCAGCATGTGCTGGCCATGTTCGGTTCAACGGTGCTTGCACCCATCATCATGGGCTTCAATCCAAATACTGCCATTTTCTTCTCCGGCATCGGCACGCTGATCTTTTTCCTGATCGTGGGTGGCCGTGTCCCAAGTTACCTTGGTTCGAGCTTCTCATTCATCGCTGTGATCCTGGCGGCAACCGCTTACTCTGGAACAGGACTTAATCCTCGCATCGACGTTGCGCTGGGCGGTATCATCGCGTGCGGTGTCGTCTATGCCATCATCGCCGTCATTGTGATGCTTGCCGGCTATAAATGGATCGAGTACTTGATGCCGCCGGTCATCACCGGAGCGGTCGTCATGGTGATCGGACTGAACCTGGCACCTGTGGCAATCAATGACGCCAGCAGTAGTGGATATGATACTGTGATGGCAATTGTAACCGTTCTGGCAGTCGCTGCTGTGGCGGTCTATGCACCCGGCCCCTTGCGCCGGCTTCCCATTCTGTTGGGAGGAATCATCGGCTACGTCATCTACGTCATTTTCAGCAACGGCTTCGGCTTCGGAACCCCCATTAACTTCACCGGAGTGAGCAAGGCCGCCTGGATTGGCCTGCCCCAATTTACAACGCCAACGTTCTCCGGTAATGCTATCAGCCTGATTGCCCCTGTCGCCATCATCCTGGTAGCAGAAAATACCGGTCACGTGAAAGCCGTCGCTGCAATGACCGGTCGTAACCTGGATAAATACCTGGGGAGAGCCTTCCTGGGAGATGCTATCGCAACCATAGTTGCTGGCTTCGGCGGGGGTACCGGTGTGACCACCTACGCCGAAAACATCGGCGTCATGGCTGTTACCCGCATTTACTCGACGCTCATCTTCATCATTGCTGCCGCTGTTGCCATCTTGCTGGGTTTCTGTCCGAAGTTTGGCGCATTGATAGCGACTATCCCGGGCGGCATTATCGGCGGACTTGCCGTCGTACTCTTCGGCCTGATCGCCGTGACAGGTGGCCGTATCTGGGTTGAAAATGGGGTCGATTTCTCGAAGAGCCGCAACCTGATCACTGCTGCTGTTGCTGTAACAATTGGCGCAGGCATGATCAGCGTGCGCGACGTCAGTTTTGGCCTGACCATCGGGAACTTCACCATTGGTGGTATTGGCGTCGCAACCTTTGGCTCAATCATCCTGTACCAGATTTTGCGTGAGCGCAATCCCCAGCCCGAAGAGGCCGTCAGCGCTGATTCGGCTGTTGGACTGGACCCCGGCGCCGAAACCCCGGCGGGGGCAGGCGAATAAGCCTTTCTTCATGTCTCAGCACTTTCATCCTGTACCCTCAAGCAGGGCAGACGGGATGAAAGTGTCGTTCCTTCTAAAAACTACAATATTTCCCTCAAGCCCTGTCCGGTGTAGGAACCAGGTGTCCGGGCAAGTTGCTCAGGTGTTCCCTGGGCAACCAGTTTGCCTCCTGCTGCGCCACCTTCCGGTCCAAGATCGATGACCCAATCGGTTGCTTTCACCAGTTCCAGATTATGCTCTATGACCAGCACAGTGTTGCCTGCATCCACGAGGCGCTGGAGTACTCCCAACAAACGAGCGGTATCAGCCAGGTGTAGTCCGGTGGTAGGTTCGTCGAGTAAGTACAGCGTACGGCCGGTAGTGCGCCGGCCCAGTTCCTTCGCCAGCTTAACGCGCTGCGCCTCGCCTCCTGAGAGCGTAGTAGCGGGCTGACCAAGTTGGAAATAGCCCAGGCCGACGTCCGATAGCACCTGGAGCCGGGATCGGGTGGCGGGAACATCCTCGAATACTGCCAGAGCTTCTTCGACGGTCAAGTCAAGCACCTGCGAAATATCATGGTCGCGGTATTGCACAGAGAGTGTCTCGCGAGTAAAGCGGCGTCCGTGACAGGCAGGGCAGCGCACTTCCATATCTGGCAGGAGTTGCATTTTGACGGTGAGGACCCCGGCGCCCTCACAACGTTCGCAACGCCCACCCGAGACATTGAATGAGAAGTGCCGGGCGGATAACCCACGCCGACGAGCCTCAGGAGTAGCTGCGAATACCTCGCGAATCGGAGTAAACGTATCAGAATATGTTGCCACATTCGAGCGTGGAATGCGGCCAATATGCTCCTGATCAATAGTGATGATCTTATCGAGATATTCATAACCCTCAATGCCATCGTGTTCGCCAGGAGCCTCGCCGGAACTATAGAGGCGCTGGCGGATGGCATGATCCAGGATGCCGAATACCAGCGAAGATTTTCCTGACCCGGATACGCCCGTCACAGCGACCAGCAGGCCAAGAGGTAAGCGTACAGTGATATCCTGGAGATTGTGATGGCGAGCACCACGAATGACAATAGCTTTGTCGTTTGGCGTGCGACGATGTTGTGGAACAGGAATAGATAGTCGTCCGGTCAGGTAATCTCCGGTGAGTGATCCCGGCTGCTCTGCGACTTCAGAAGGTGTACCGGCGGCTACTACCTGTCCGCCATACCTGCCAGCGCCTGGACCGAAGTCGATCACATAATCCGCAGCTGCGATCATTTCCAGATCATGTTCGATGACGAGGACTGTATTGCCCAGATCGCGCAAGCGACGCAAGACATCGATCAGGCGACGAGTATCGCGATGGTGAAGTCCGATAGTTGGCTCGTCGAAAACGTAAAGAACACCACTCAATGCTGAGCCGAGCAGAGAAGCCAGGCGCAGACGCTGGGACTCACCAGCCGAGAGGGTCGGCGAAGAGCGTTCCAGGGCGAGATAACCCGCTCCAACTTCAATCAGCCGCCTGATGCCCTCCTTCAAATTTGCCAGGATGGGTCCGGCAATCCCCATCTCATCGGAGTTAAGAGCGTCTGGGAGATCATCCAGCCAGGTGCCGAGATCACTGAGCGGCAGACGTAAGAGAGCGATGATGCTCTGTCCGCTGACGGTCACAGCCCGGCTTTCAGAACGCAGGCGTGTGCCAAGGCAGTCGGGACAGGTTTGGGTGACCAGAAACTCTTCCAGCTTGTCGTGATAATCCGCCTCGTTAACATGTTCATGAATGTGTTCAGCGTACCGGCGAAGCAGATTAGTAGCTACTCCTTCGAAGCGACCCCGGCGAACTGTAGTTGGTGGCTCGATATCTGGAAAGTGATGACGAAAGCGGGGGCTTTCCACGCCAAAGAACAGCAAATCGCGCTGCGGCTGCGTGTAGTCTTTGACCGGCAGCGAGAGATCGAACTCAAAGCCATAATGGGCTGCCGCGGCCTGCAAAGTGGGGGTATAGTAGTTGATGTGAGCAAGTTCCCAGCCAGCAACGGCGCCATCCAGGACACTTTTTTGCTCATCGACCAGTCGCTTGAGATCGACCTGCTGTACGATGCCCAGGCCGGTGCAGGTTGGGCATGCTCCGGCAGGTTTATTAAAGGAAAAATAAGCCATATTGATCTCTGGAACAGGCGCACCACAATGGGGACAGGGAAAGGTTTCTTCTGGCATGGAGGCATCGTCATCTGTGCCAGATTCGCTTTCCCATTCTGCGCCGGAGAAATCGAAGAGCGGGGGAACGTCTTTTCCACAGTTAGGGCACGGGCGGTGTCCCAGCCGCGCAAACAACACTCGCAGATAGGTGTAGACTCCGGTGACAGTACCCACTGTGGAACGCGGGCTGCGGTTGGTAATATGTTGATCGATGCTGACAGAGGGAGAAAGCCCGGTAATAGCGTCGACCGGGGGTTTCGCCAGCCCAAAGGCAACTATTCCCAGTGCTTCCAGGTATTGACGCTGGCCTTCTTTATGCAGGATGTCGAAGCCGAGCGTGGACTTGCCCGAACCGGACAGGCCAGTCAGAACGACGAACTGGTTCCTGGGAATCGAAAGTGTGATATTTTTCAGGTTATGCAGCCGGGCGCCGCGAATGGTAATGTAATCAGTCATCTGACCTCCTGGGTAGAGATTGGAGACAAGGTAGGTCTTATTTCCATATTTATTCTATTCTCGCGCTTGCTGATACTGTCTTTCCGAGGCCCTCTTGAGGCGCTGCGCTTCGTTGGTGCTTTCCTCAATCTCACTCGTCTTCGTGTTGTTTGTGTTCATATGCTATCACAATGGCTTCTGAAATGGTATGCTCTGGTTCAGTTCAGTTTGTGTCTGTTTGTTTAGGATTGTTTTTGGTGTGTAACTCATGGCTATAAGAAAGCACTTTTGAAAACCACTAATTGTCACATGTTTTCATTCATACTCTTCCATTCGGTCTGGTAACCTGCAATTGAAAACCACTAACGGCTTAATAGCGTGGTACAATCAAATTACACTTGCAACCCTTTTCATGCCATTAGATGGAGTCTTATCATGTTACATTATCCAACTGCTCCCCAACTCAGCGGCGAATATATCGCGACTGTATGGGAAACGTTACCCTCCCATGTACGCCCAACATTGTTGCTGCCCAGCCCTATCCTCTCTGAGCAACTCAGTTGCGAATTAACCATTGCTACCGAAACCTTTCAATATACCGGCAGCTTCAAGTTTCGCGCGGCCTATAACCTGCTCTCCAGTATTGCACAGCAGCGCATCGTCACTGCCTCTTCGGGAAATTTTGGGCAGGCAGTCGCCTATGCCAGCAAATTATTGGGGAAAACATGCACCGTCGTGATGCCTGATACATCCGCCCAGGTGAAAATCGCCGCGGTGCAATCCTATGGCGGTATCGTCGATCTAATCGATGTGCGAGAAATAAGCCGCGCCGACCGCGTACAGCAACTCCTCGCGGAACAGCCGGGTGCATTCCAGGCTCAGGCCTACGACGATTACCGGGTCGTTGCCGGAAACTCGACGCTGGGCAAGGAAATTTTATCCGCCGCGCAATTCGATGTACTCGTCGTGCCTGTTGGCGGTGGTGGCCTCTGTTCGGGACAGATCATCGCGCGTGACCACTTGCATTCACAAACAGAAATTATCGGGGCAGAACCACTGCCTGGCAATGATGCGGCACGTTCCCTGAAAAGCGGGCACCTCATTCGCAATGAGCATGAACCGGCAACCATAGCCGACGGAGCGCGAACCGTCAGCCTTGGCCAGCTAAACTGGGACATCATACGACAGGGTATCGCTGATATCGTCGAAGTGCCCGACAACCTGACGCTGGAAGCATTGCGTCTCTACTTCCGTTACGTCAATCTCAAGGTTGAACCGACGGGCGCCCTGGCACTTGGAGCGTTATTGGCCCAACCGGAACGTTTTCGTGACAAGCGTGTCTGCTGCATTGTAAGTGGGGGCAATGTCGATCCGAAGGTGTACGCTGAGGCTTTGCTTGAATAGGAAGCAACAATTCAGCAACTCTTCTTCCTCAAGGGTCAGATCGAGAGCGCAGCAGCTCCTGCAGACCCCGAAGGCTGAACAATACATTGCAAGCCTCTTCCTTTTTGGCAAACTGCACCATATAATACGAGTTAGATGATATGATTGATCTTTACATCAGAATCACACTGATACGCCAAAGGAAGGTTAAAGAAAACAATGTCAACTGCGAAGAACGACGGCGAAGAGACCGCCGCGGAAAAAGTTGCACCTGCCACTGGAAAGCTTGGGGTGATGGTGGTTGGTTTGGGTGCGGTGGCGACCACGATGATCGCCGGGGTTGAGGCAGTGCGCTGCGGATTGGCCAAGCCGATCGGTTCTCTCACCCAGATGGGAACCATCCGCCTGGGCAAGCGGACGGACAACAAGACTCCACGCATAAAAGATTTTGTGCCGCTCGCCGATCTGAACGATCTTGTATTTACCGGGTGGGACATTTTTGAAGACAACGTGTATGAAGCTGCCACTCATGCTGAAGTGCTCGACAAGGCTACACTCGAAAAGCTGAAGCCATACCTCGAGGAGATCAAGCCTATGCCGGCTGTCTTCGATCAGCATTACGTCAAGCGTCTTCATGGTACATATGTAAAGAAGGGCAAGAACAAGCGCGATCTGGCCGAGCAAGTCATGGCCGATATTCGCAACTTCAAGAAGACCGTCGACCGCGTGGTGATGATCTGGTGCGGATCAACTGAGATATTCCTTGAGCCTTCAGCCGTACATGAATCCATTGCAGCGTTCGAAGAGGGCCTGGAATCCAACGATCCCGGCATAGCGCCTTCACAGATCTATGCGTATGCGGCATTGAAAGAAGGCGTGCCTTTCGCCAACGGCGCGCCCAACCTTACCGTCGATACCAGGGCGCTCATCGAGCTTTCCAAGGAGAATTCTGCACCGATTTGCGGTAAGGACTTCAAAACCGGCCAGACGCTCATGAAAACCGTACTCGCCCCCGCCTTCAAGGCGCGGCTACTCGGTGTGAATGGATGGTTCTCGACGAACATCCTCGGCAATCGCGATGGCGAAGTGCTTGACGAGCCGCAATCGTTCAAAACCAAGGAAGAGTCGAAGCTGGGCTCACTCGAATACATCTTCCAACCCGAACTGTATCCAGACTTGTACCAGCACATCTACCATAAGATTCGCATCAACTATTACCCACCACGCGGCGATCAGAAAGAGGCCTGGGATAACATCGATATCTTCGGATGGCTCGGCTATCCCATGCAGATCAAGCTGAATTTCCTGTGCCGCGATTCAATCCTGGCCGCGCCAATCGCCCTTGACCTGGTGCTGTTCCTCGACCTCGCTAAGAGAACGCCAGAACTGTGCTCCATTGGCATTCAGGAGTGGCTAAGCTTTTATTTCAAGTCGCCACAAACGACTGAAGGTCTCTCTCCAGAGCACGATTTGTTCATTCAGTCGATGAAACTGAAGAACACGCTGCGCCACATCATGAGCGAAGACCTGATCACGCACCTGGGTCTGGAGTATTATGACTGAGTAGAACTCGAAAAGCGAGAAATCTCAGCAACAGGAAGCACGTCAAGAGATCGGGGGCCATCACCTTCACCCCAAAGATCACTATGACTGGTCCATTCGTGCTCTATCTCAAGCGACAGGAAGGCTGAGCAGTTCTGGCGAGATGTTTTGCTCGCCCCGTCGATGAGGTAGGAGCGCGGACGCTTTCGGCTTCCCGGGCCCGAACCTCGGTATCGCCGCAGACCACGAGCGAATGGCCCAGAGGAGTGAAACGTTCGTCCAAATAGGGGTGATATGCGCGAAGCTGACATATAGTGCAAGGTAGCCGCCTGTTTGCTTCCAATATCATCAAGAACAAACACCGCTGCGGTCCCCTCTCATCTGCTTCTTTCCGCATTGCGACCATATAAACTTGCAACAGAAAACTCGCAGCAGAAAGTGCTTTCTGCTGCGAGTTTTCTCTGCCCCCCTTCATCCCAGAAGAGGTCTTCGCGAATCACTAGCATAAAAGTCCTCTCTTTCCTCACTTCTTGCGCGTCTTTCACGTTTGCTCTGATGAGAGAGAAAGAAGAACTGGAGAGCTGAAGACCCATGAAACGCCAATGGGACATTGAAGAACTGATTGAACACTTTACCCTGATTGCTGAGGATCTGGAATTCCTGGCCAACAAGACGGGCCCGACTCGTCTGGGCTGTGCGCTCTTGCTCAAATGCTTTCAATATGAAGGGCGTTTTCCTCCTGCCAAGCAGGATATTCCCCGCTCTGTCGTAGACTATGTGGCGCATCAACTCAAGCTCGATGCGGCCCTGTATACCCAGTATGACTGGGAGGGCCGCACCGTGAAAGGCCACCGCACACAGATTCGCGAACATCTCGGGTTCCGGGAAGCCACCAACTCCGATACCGAGGAGATGACCACTTGGCTTGTTACCCACATCCTGGCCTCTGATCAACACCTGGAGCATCTCAAGGTGGTCGTGACCAAGCGCTTTCGCGAACTCAAGATCGAGCCGCCCACGACGGACCGCATCGAACGGCTGATTCGCTCCGGGTGTTACACCTATGAGCAGCAGTTGTTTGCCGAGATCATGCAGCGGTTGCCATCGTCCACCTGCACCTTGCTCGACGACTTGCTGGCGCGCAGTGTGGCCGTGGCCGAACAGGAAGAACAGGCTCAGGATGATGAACCGCCACCCGCCACAGCAGAGACACGGCGGGCTCCTGTCACCTGGCAGGACTTAAAAACTAGCCCTGGAGCAGTGGGATTGGAAAGTGTGCTGCATGAAATTGACAAGCTGCGCATCCTCTTGCAACTCGCTCTCCCCGCCGATCTTTTTGGACAAGTCTCCCCGAAAGTGATCACCCTCTACCGGCAACGAGCGGCGACGGAAACACTCTATGAACTCCGCCGCCACCCGGATGCGACGCGCTATACACTTCTGGCCGCCTTTTGCCTGCAGCGAACGGGAGAAGTGACCGATAGCTTGGTCGATCTCTTGCTGCTGGTCATCCGCCGCATTGGGGCCAAGGCCGAAAAGCACGTCAAGAAGCAGTACCTCGATGAGATCCAAACAGTAGAGGGCAAGCAGCGGTTGCTCCGCCAGGTCGCTGAAGCAGCCCTAGCGGGGCCAGAGAAGACCATCCGGGCAGGCATTTATCCCGTGATGAGCGAGGAGAAATGCAAAGCCATTCTCAAGGAATACCAGGCAAAGGGCGAGTATCAGGAACAGGTCTACCAGCGCATGCGCGCCTCCTACCGCGATCATTACCGGCGCATGGTGCCGCTGTTAGTCAACATGCTCGATGTGCGTTCCAACAACACGGCGCACCGTCCTGTCGTCGATGCGCTCACCCTGGTGAAACGCTATGCGGGGACGCCTGGTGTCTATTATCCGGTTGACGAAACGGTTCCCATTACGGGGGTGGTGCGCCCGATGTGGCGCGACCTGGTGCTGGAAAAAGACAAGGAGGGCGAGCAGCGGGTGAACCGCGTCAACTACGAACTCTGTGTGCTGGATGCGCTCCAGGAGAAGCTGCGCTCTCGCGAGTTATGGGTGGTCGGGGCCAATAAATACCGCAATCCCGATGATGACTTGCCCAAGGACTTCGACGACAAGCGCACGGAGTACTACCAGGCGCTCGGGCAACCGGAAAAGGCCGAGGAGTTTATCACCGCCCTGCGCCAGCAGATGATCGAGGCGCTGACCTCCCTTGACCGGGCTCTGCCCAGGCTCTCCTCTCAGGTGCGCATCCTCGATAAGAAGGGCGGCTGGATCAGCCTGACCCCGCTGGCTCCCCAACCGGAGCCGCAGA includes these proteins:
- a CDS encoding pyridoxal-phosphate dependent enzyme gives rise to the protein MLHYPTAPQLSGEYIATVWETLPSHVRPTLLLPSPILSEQLSCELTIATETFQYTGSFKFRAAYNLLSSIAQQRIVTASSGNFGQAVAYASKLLGKTCTVVMPDTSAQVKIAAVQSYGGIVDLIDVREISRADRVQQLLAEQPGAFQAQAYDDYRVVAGNSTLGKEILSAAQFDVLVVPVGGGGLCSGQIIARDHLHSQTEIIGAEPLPGNDAARSLKSGHLIRNEHEPATIADGARTVSLGQLNWDIIRQGIADIVEVPDNLTLEALRLYFRYVNLKVEPTGALALGALLAQPERFRDKRVCCIVSGGNVDPKVYAEALLE
- a CDS encoding inositol-3-phosphate synthase, with the protein product MSTAKNDGEETAAEKVAPATGKLGVMVVGLGAVATTMIAGVEAVRCGLAKPIGSLTQMGTIRLGKRTDNKTPRIKDFVPLADLNDLVFTGWDIFEDNVYEAATHAEVLDKATLEKLKPYLEEIKPMPAVFDQHYVKRLHGTYVKKGKNKRDLAEQVMADIRNFKKTVDRVVMIWCGSTEIFLEPSAVHESIAAFEEGLESNDPGIAPSQIYAYAALKEGVPFANGAPNLTVDTRALIELSKENSAPICGKDFKTGQTLMKTVLAPAFKARLLGVNGWFSTNILGNRDGEVLDEPQSFKTKEESKLGSLEYIFQPELYPDLYQHIYHKIRINYYPPRGDQKEAWDNIDIFGWLGYPMQIKLNFLCRDSILAAPIALDLVLFLDLAKRTPELCSIGIQEWLSFYFKSPQTTEGLSPEHDLFIQSMKLKNTLRHIMSEDLITHLGLEYYD
- a CDS encoding Tn3 family transposase; translation: MKRQWDIEELIEHFTLIAEDLEFLANKTGPTRLGCALLLKCFQYEGRFPPAKQDIPRSVVDYVAHQLKLDAALYTQYDWEGRTVKGHRTQIREHLGFREATNSDTEEMTTWLVTHILASDQHLEHLKVVVTKRFRELKIEPPTTDRIERLIRSGCYTYEQQLFAEIMQRLPSSTCTLLDDLLARSVAVAEQEEQAQDDEPPPATAETRRAPVTWQDLKTSPGAVGLESVLHEIDKLRILLQLALPADLFGQVSPKVITLYRQRAATETLYELRRHPDATRYTLLAAFCLQRTGEVTDSLVDLLLLVIRRIGAKAEKHVKKQYLDEIQTVEGKQRLLRQVAEAALAGPEKTIRAGIYPVMSEEKCKAILKEYQAKGEYQEQVYQRMRASYRDHYRRMVPLLVNMLDVRSNNTAHRPVVDALTLVKRYAGTPGVYYPVDETVPITGVVRPMWRDLVLEKDKEGEQRVNRVNYELCVLDALQEKLRSRELWVVGANKYRNPDDDLPKDFDDKRTEYYQALGQPEKAEEFITALRQQMIEALTSLDRALPRLSSQVRILDKKGGWISLTPLAPQPEPQNLRRLKAEITKRWGVTSLLDILKEAELRIGFTKHFKSPAVREVLEREVLQKRLLLCLYGMGTNTGLKRISQGEHGQSYNELIYTRRRYIHQEHLRAAIIDVANAIFQVRQPHIWGEGTTTCASDSTQFGAWDQNLMTEWHLRYGGKGVMIYWHVEKHATCIYSQLKTCSSSEVAAMIKGVLRHCTQMKVEKQFVDTHGQNEVAFGFCHLLGFQLMPRLKNIYAQKLARPVSGDADAYPNLQLILSRPIDWDLIKEQYDQMIKYATALRLGTAETEAILRRFTQTELQHPTYRAFAELGRAIKTIFLCQYLQSEALRREIHEGLNVIENWNGANSFIFYGHSGDFATNRLDEQELAALSLHLLQICLVYVNTLLIQRVLAEPQQLQRMKKEDLRALTPLIYSHVTPYGLFRLDLTERMRIEEEASA